Proteins from a genomic interval of Shewanella seohaensis:
- a CDS encoding YqaE/Pmp3 family membrane protein, which yields MDTNKLLLVIIAILLPPVAVFLKAGAGKDLLINIVLCLFFWFPGLLHALWVVTKD from the coding sequence ATGGATACAAACAAATTACTCTTAGTCATCATTGCGATTCTATTACCTCCAGTCGCGGTATTTTTAAAGGCGGGTGCGGGCAAGGACTTATTAATCAACATAGTATTGTGTTTATTTTTCTGGTTCCCCGGTTTGTTACATGCACTCTGGGTGGTGACGAAAGATTAG